TGGGCATTGCCTGGGCCTCGATGATGGCCATGCCGTATCAGTTGCTGGCAGCGTCGATTCCGAAAGAGAAACGCGGCGTTTACATGGGAATCTTCAATATGTTTATTGTCATACCGATGATCATCCAGATCATTACGATGCAGTATTTTGTATATGACTGGCTTGGACAGGATCCCGTTGCGGTGATTCGCATGGCTGGAGTTTTCCTGATCCTGGGTGGACTTTTCAGTTTACGTATTAAAACCCCAAATACGGCAGGCTGATGGTTATAGCACAGTATACAGACGCGATTTCGCTGCTTCAGCGCGTGCGGTCGCCGCATGGGTTCCTGGCCAGTGCCGCCGAAACCGATAATTACCATCGGGTTTGGGCGCGTGACGGCGTCATCTGCGGGCTCGCTGCGTTGGCGTCGGGTGATACGCAGTTGATGGAGGGCTTCCGGGCCACACTCCAAACGCTGGCGAAGGCCCAACACGAAAGTGGTACGATTCCGTCGAATGTAGCGGTGGGCCAAGGAAAAACCGACATTAGTTACGGCGGATTGGCAGGCCGTGTCGACAATGCGTCCTGGTTCGTAATCGGGGTCTGTGCATATGCTCACGCCGCAGGCGACGAAGCATTCGCGAAGGAAATGGAGACGCCTATCAGGCGGTGTCTTACCCTGATGCAGGCGTGGGAGTTCAACAACCGCCATTTGATGTATGTGCCCCTGTCAGGTAACTGGGCAGACGAATACATAACGGAAGGGTATACCTTATACGACCAATTACTCCGAATCTGGGCGTTGCGGTCGTTTTCGAAATGCTACCGCGCTCCCGAGGCACGGCAAAAAGCAGATGCGATTGCGGAAACGGTCGTCCGGAATTTCACTGCCTACGGTGCAGGCGCCTACTACCATGAAAAAGCCTATGCCGCCGCTTCTTTCACACCCTTTGCCCCCTGCTGTTTTACGCCGGCTGGTTATAAACCCCAGTTCGATGCCTTTGCCCACGCGCTTTTTTTATTGTTGGATGTATGGCCAACGGAGGCACGTCCTTCTTTACTTGAGCATTGCAAAAAGCTGGCGGCTGCCCTGCCCCTTGGGATGCTTCCCGCTTTCTGGCCCCCGGTGCAGCCGGGCGACGCCGAATGGAACCTGCTGGAAAACAATTGTAAGTACGAGTTCCGCAATTTCCCGTATGAATTCCACAACGGCGGAAGCTGGCCGATGGTCAACGGTTTTTATGGCATGGCCCTGGTGGCATCCGGCGAACGGGAGGCTGCCGAAACACTATATAACGCCATCGCATCGGCGAACGCCCAAAGCGACGGTGGGTTCTATGAGAACTTCCACAGCCAGACCGGCGCACCCATCGGCGTGCCCCATTGCAGTTGGTCGGCCGCCGGACAGTTGCTGTTGCACCAGTATTTATACCAAGAATTTAAATTCGATTTTTCGTGAAGCCCCACATTGACATCATTTCTGCAGGCGAGATATTAATCGACTGCATCGGCGCTGAGATCGCGTCGTTGCCGCATACCCGGGAGTTTCAACGGTTTCTGGGCGGATCGCCGACGAACGTGGCAGTCAACGCGTCACGACTTGGGCTTAACGTGGCGTTGGTGGCTACGATCGGTCAGGACGCGTTTGGCGTTTTTGCCGGACGGAAACTGGAAACGACTTCGCTTGACACCACCTACCTACGCCGCACGACCGACCAACCCACCTCCGTGATTTTTGTGTCGCGTTCGATAGCGACGCCTGATTTCATTCCCTACCGCGAGGCGGATCGCCATATTCTGCCCGAGCAACTGCCGGACGAACTATTGCGGAATGCCTCGATTTTCCACACTACCTGCTTTGCCCTCAGCGCCCAACCGGCCCAACAAACACTACTCGATGCGGCCCACAAGGCATCGCGATGGGGTGTGCAAACCAGCCTCGACCTGAATTATGCCGCGCGCATTTGGCCGGATAGGGAAGAAGCACACCGCGTGGTAGCCCGCTATATGGAGTCGAAGCCGTTGTTGAAAATAAGCGATGACGATGCCCTGCGGTTCTTTGGTGTGGCGTTGGAGGATGACGCCCTTTTTGCCTATTTCCATGCCCATGGCGCGTCGACGATCTGCCTGACGAAAGGCAAAGACGGTGTCGTCGTGTCGGATAAAGAGCAAGGCCTGTTGCGCCGACCTGCCGAAACCGTAGAGGCGGTTATTGATGCCACTGGTGCCGGTGATGCGTTCTGGACGGGCTTCCTTTTTGCACGACTCAAAGAGCGGTCACTAGATGACTGCATCGGCGCCGCCCAACGACTGGCCGCCATGAAATTGCAGCATATCGGGAAGATACCCGATCACCCCGATCTGGCATCACTCCTGTAAGATTGAGTTGGTTTGATTTGATTCCGCCTGGCATCCGAACGAAATACGGACCGCCAGGCGGATTTCGTTTTCTATGTTACCGCTCTGTTAAAAAAACGTGAAAACCATGGAAACTTTTTTTGTATTCAAAGTTTCCATTCTACTTTTGTACCCGAATTACAAAGGTTTATGAAAGATAAGATCGTAAGCAGGGCGACCGACATGTTCCTGAAGCTGGGCTTCAAGAGCATCACGATGGACGATATCGCCAGCGACATGTGCATCTCAAAGAAAACCATTTACAAGTTCTTCACCAATAAGGAACAACTGATCGTAGAAGCGGCCAACCTCGTTCACCGGACGGTATATGATGCCATAGACCAAACGATGAAGAGTGGTTTCAACCCTGTTGAGGAGAACTTCGAGGTACGCAAGACGTTCAAGGCGATTTTCCAGGCGGTAGAAAAATCACCGCTGTACCAACTCAAGAAGCACTATCCGGAAATCTACCATGAAGTGGTGCACCGCGAACGCGACGTCTGCCACAGTTTTATGCGGGAGAACATCAAGAAAGGTATCGCAGAGGGCTATTACCGTCCGGATACGGATGTTGAAAGTGCCGTGGAGTTCTATTACACCATCGTCTTCCACATAAATGAAACGAATGTCTACGAGCGTGATGCGTATGACAAAGAGCTTGCAGCCCTGATCTATCACACCCGCGCCATCGCCACGGATAAAGGGGTGGCCGAACTAGAACGCCAGCTAGCCGTACATCCGGAAGGCAACCCATCAAACGAAACACAAATCTAATCGCTCTGTTATATGAAACAACTCACCCTACTCTTTTTCTTCATCCCGCTGCTGTCTGTGTTTTCGCAGGACGGAAAGCCACAGGCCTTTTCGCTCCGGGACGCGATTTCTTATGGACTGGAGCACAACTACGACGCCGTAAACGCGTCTCGTGATATCGATAAGGCGAAAGCCCGCAAGTGGGAGACCACGGCAGCCGGACTTCCGCAAATCAACGGAAATGTGAACTACGTCAACAACTTCAAACTACAGAAATCGGTTATTCCGGGCGAGATCTTCGGCGGGGCTCCCGGTAGTTTCGTTGAGGTGGCATTCGGCACACGCCACACCATGGCCGCCAGCGCTACCCTCAGCCAGTTGATTTTTGACGGTTCGTATATCGTGGCCTTGCAGGCGGCGAAGACCTATCTGGCCTACTACCAAAACGCCAAACAGAAAAGCAACCTGGAGATTCGGGAGCAGATCATCAACGCCTACGGAACGGTTTTGATGGTAGAGGAAAACATCCGCATCCTCGAAAGCAACCAGTCCTCCTTGCAAAAAACCTTCGGGGATACCCGCGAGACGTTCCGCAATGGATTGGTTGAGGAAGAAACGGTAGAACAATTGCAGATCACACTTGCGTCCGTCCAAAGCAGTCTCGACAATGCCCGTCGCCTGCGCGATATCGCCTACGAGATGCTGAAACTCTCGATGGGTATCGACCTGTCTGAGCAGATTGTGCTGACCGACCAACTCGACACGCTGACGACGTCTAATATGGACCTGGCGCTCACGCAACCGGCGTTCAACGTCGAAAATAACATCGACTACCAAATCGCTAAGAACTTCCGCGACCAACGGTTGTTAGAGTACAAGCTCGAACGCAGCAAGGCCCTTCCGTCGCTGTCGGCGAATGTGAACCTGGGCACCAACGCATTCGGCAACCAATTCGACTTTTTCCAGGGCGATAAAAAATGGTTCGATTATTCGAACGTGGGCGTCACCCTCAACGTGCCGATCTTCAGCAGCTTCGGACGTAAAGCGCGTACCGACCAGGCCCGCATCGCGCTTGAACAGTCCAAAACGCAGCTTACCCAGGCAGAACAGGCATTGCGCCTCGAGTTCGAACGCGCGAAAAGCGAATACGACTTCAGTATCTCCCAATACCAAACCGCCAAAGAAAACCTGGCCCTGGCCGAACGTATCGAGCGCAAGCAACAAACCAAGTTCACCGAAGGTCTTTCGTCGAGTTTTGACCTGAGCGACGCCCAGCGCCAGTTGTATTCCGCCCAACAGCAATACCTCCAGTCGATGGTCGACATCATCAACAAAAAAGCCGCATTCGAGAAAATTATCAATCAGTCTAAATAAACAAACATGAAAAAACTATCACTATATGCTGTTGTGGCGCTGTTCGCCGTTTCATGCGCCAAAGATGCGAAGAGCCTCGACAGTATGGTCGAGAAGAAAGATACGGCTGCCATAGCGGCACGTAAAACCGAACTGGAAGCCGAACTGGCCAAAGTCGACTCGGCCCTTGCCAAATTGCAGGGCACCAAGGTTGAGCAGGCATTGGTTTCCTTCTACACCGTCAAAGACACCGTCTTCAACCACTTTGTAGAAGTGCAGGGAAGCGTGGATACAAAGCAGAATATCATCATCTATCCGGAGTTTGCCGGTACGTTGGAGGCGGTTAACGTGAAGGCCGGACAACGTGTCACGAAAGGACAGGTGCTGGCCCGCATCGACGACGGCGGATTAGGACAACAGGTCGCCCAGTTGGAAACACAGGCAGCCCTTGCCAAAACCACCTTTGAGCGTCAAAAGCGTCTGTGGGACCAGAAAATCGGTTCAGAGATCCAATACCTGCAAGCCAAAACCAACATGGAGGCCCAACAAAAAGCAGTTTCCCAGGTGAAAGCGCAATTGGCGAAAACCGTCGTACGGGCGCCGTTCACCGGCACCATCGATGAGGTAATGGGCGAGCGCGGACAGGTCGTGGCACCGGGCCAGGGACTCATGCGCATCGTGAACCTGTCGGATATGTATGTATCGACTACCGTGCCTGAAACCTACGTCGGGAAGCTGAAAGTAGGTACACCGGTTGAAGTAAGCCTTGCAGCACTCAACAAAACCTACCAGGGTAAAGTGCGCCAGGTGGCCAACAACATCAACCCGGCGAACCGCAGCTTCGGTATTGAGGTAGCCGTTCCGAATAGCGACAACCTGTTGCGTCCGAACCAGTCGGCCAAGCTAAAAATCGTTGATTACACCTCAAAATCGGCCACAGTGGTGCCTACGAGTGTCATCCAGGAAGATGGCAAAGGAACAAAATTCGTATTCGTAGTGGAAGGCGGCGATGCCAAAAGCGGCGTAGCGAAGAAAACCCCTGTGAAAGTGGGAAGCAGCTCGGGCAACTCCACCGAAATACTCTCTGGATTGAAAGAAGGCGACCGCGTGGTAACCGAAGGTGCCAATTCGATCTCAGAAGGCATGAAGCTCAATTTCTAATACCTACCACATGAGCCACGAAAATAAAGAATTCAGTATATCGAGTTGGGCGATAGAAAACCGCGTGACGGTCTATATCGTAACCGCTCTGATCGTCATCACCGGCCTGATTGCCTATGTGACGATGCCCCGCGAAGACTTCCCGGAAGTCATCGAAAACAAGATTTATGTCTCGACGGTCTTTCCGGGTAACTCCGCCGAAGACGTAGAGAAACTGGTTATTAAACCGCTTGAGAAAGAGTTCAAGAACATCAGCGGCGTCGACAAAATGACCTCCTCTTCCTTCCAGGATTACGGCATGATCATCGTCGAGTTCGCAGATGCCGTCGGCATTGAAGAGGCCAAGACCAAGATCAAAGACAAGGTCGATGAGGTGAAAGCCGATACCGACTGGCCCAACCTTGACAACGGAAGTAAGGTCGAGCCGAGCGTGTTTGAATTGAACATTTCAGAAGAAGTGCCGATCCTGAACATCAACCTCGAGGGGAATTATACCACCCAACAGTTGAAGCAATACGGCGAGAAACTGCAGGATGACATCGAGGAAATTCCGGAAGTCAAAAAAGTAGACATCCTCGGCGTCGATGACAAAGAAGTGGAGATCGCAATCGACATCTTCAAGATGACTGCCGCCCAGGTATCCTTTGACGACATCCAGCAGGCGGTAAAAGGGGAAAACGTGACGCTTTCGGGCGGTAACCTTATCTCGCAGGGTTCCCGCAACAACATCCGGATCGTAGGAGAAATCCAACAGCCATCCGATCTCGAGCATATCATCGTGAAAT
This genomic interval from Flavobacterium sp. HJ-32-4 contains the following:
- a CDS encoding amylo-alpha-1,6-glucosidase — its product is MVIAQYTDAISLLQRVRSPHGFLASAAETDNYHRVWARDGVICGLAALASGDTQLMEGFRATLQTLAKAQHESGTIPSNVAVGQGKTDISYGGLAGRVDNASWFVIGVCAYAHAAGDEAFAKEMETPIRRCLTLMQAWEFNNRHLMYVPLSGNWADEYITEGYTLYDQLLRIWALRSFSKCYRAPEARQKADAIAETVVRNFTAYGAGAYYHEKAYAAASFTPFAPCCFTPAGYKPQFDAFAHALFLLLDVWPTEARPSLLEHCKKLAAALPLGMLPAFWPPVQPGDAEWNLLENNCKYEFRNFPYEFHNGGSWPMVNGFYGMALVASGEREAAETLYNAIASANAQSDGGFYENFHSQTGAPIGVPHCSWSAAGQLLLHQYLYQEFKFDFS
- a CDS encoding carbohydrate kinase family protein; protein product: MKPHIDIISAGEILIDCIGAEIASLPHTREFQRFLGGSPTNVAVNASRLGLNVALVATIGQDAFGVFAGRKLETTSLDTTYLRRTTDQPTSVIFVSRSIATPDFIPYREADRHILPEQLPDELLRNASIFHTTCFALSAQPAQQTLLDAAHKASRWGVQTSLDLNYAARIWPDREEAHRVVARYMESKPLLKISDDDALRFFGVALEDDALFAYFHAHGASTICLTKGKDGVVVSDKEQGLLRRPAETVEAVIDATGAGDAFWTGFLFARLKERSLDDCIGAAQRLAAMKLQHIGKIPDHPDLASLL
- a CDS encoding TetR/AcrR family transcriptional regulator, translating into MKDKIVSRATDMFLKLGFKSITMDDIASDMCISKKTIYKFFTNKEQLIVEAANLVHRTVYDAIDQTMKSGFNPVEENFEVRKTFKAIFQAVEKSPLYQLKKHYPEIYHEVVHRERDVCHSFMRENIKKGIAEGYYRPDTDVESAVEFYYTIVFHINETNVYERDAYDKELAALIYHTRAIATDKGVAELERQLAVHPEGNPSNETQI
- a CDS encoding TolC family protein — protein: MKQLTLLFFFIPLLSVFSQDGKPQAFSLRDAISYGLEHNYDAVNASRDIDKAKARKWETTAAGLPQINGNVNYVNNFKLQKSVIPGEIFGGAPGSFVEVAFGTRHTMAASATLSQLIFDGSYIVALQAAKTYLAYYQNAKQKSNLEIREQIINAYGTVLMVEENIRILESNQSSLQKTFGDTRETFRNGLVEEETVEQLQITLASVQSSLDNARRLRDIAYEMLKLSMGIDLSEQIVLTDQLDTLTTSNMDLALTQPAFNVENNIDYQIAKNFRDQRLLEYKLERSKALPSLSANVNLGTNAFGNQFDFFQGDKKWFDYSNVGVTLNVPIFSSFGRKARTDQARIALEQSKTQLTQAEQALRLEFERAKSEYDFSISQYQTAKENLALAERIERKQQTKFTEGLSSSFDLSDAQRQLYSAQQQYLQSMVDIINKKAAFEKIINQSK
- a CDS encoding efflux RND transporter periplasmic adaptor subunit; this encodes MKKLSLYAVVALFAVSCAKDAKSLDSMVEKKDTAAIAARKTELEAELAKVDSALAKLQGTKVEQALVSFYTVKDTVFNHFVEVQGSVDTKQNIIIYPEFAGTLEAVNVKAGQRVTKGQVLARIDDGGLGQQVAQLETQAALAKTTFERQKRLWDQKIGSEIQYLQAKTNMEAQQKAVSQVKAQLAKTVVRAPFTGTIDEVMGERGQVVAPGQGLMRIVNLSDMYVSTTVPETYVGKLKVGTPVEVSLAALNKTYQGKVRQVANNINPANRSFGIEVAVPNSDNLLRPNQSAKLKIVDYTSKSATVVPTSVIQEDGKGTKFVFVVEGGDAKSGVAKKTPVKVGSSSGNSTEILSGLKEGDRVVTEGANSISEGMKLNF